CGCGACCGCGCGAACCGCGTGGAGCGCCCGCGATGTGGCGAAACCCGCCTGAGCGAACTCCGTGACGCAAACCCGGCACGTGGACGCAGCGAACACGGCCGACGCGGTACAGACACATGTCCTCCGCAGTCGTAGCCGAAGGTCACCATCCTGGCCCCGCCGGGCCGAACGCCATGCGCACTGTGCTCAGGTTCCCCGACCTCATCGCCCTCGGCGTCGCACTTCCCATCTTCATCCTCGCCGACCTGCCGATCGTCGGCTGGATCGTTGCGGCAGTCACATGGTTTGGCAGCTCCACGTTGGTCATCTTCATGCAACGCCGCGCAGCCCGGGCCACTGAGGCGCGCCACCAGGTCGGTCTTGTAGTCGGCGGTTCGATCGCCCGCGCGTGGATCGCCGCAGCAGGAATCCTGATCGCGTACCTGATCGGCGGGAACGACGCCGGTCTTGCGAGCGCCCTGCTGATGATCGCGCTCTTCACGATCTATTTCTTCAACAAGATGATCACCCACTTGATTCAGCCCGCCCCGAAGGCCTGAAGGAGTCCAACTTGACCCGTATCCGCCGACAGTTCTCCGCCATCGCATTCGCGCTCATGGCAGCTCTAACCGGCCCGGCAGCCGCGCTCGCGCAGGTCACCGAGGAATTCAAGCCTCAGAATGAGTTCAAGCTCCTACCGTGGATCAAAATCGAAGTTTTTGGCATCGATATGTCGATCAACAAGGCAGTTTTCCTGGTCTGGATTGCGTGCGGTCTGACGCTCTTCACGATCTGGTTTGTATCCCGCAAGATGACTGATCCCGAGACGCGCGACAAGCCCGGCAAGATCCAGGCCGCCGTGGAGATCTTCTACGACGTCGCCGCAAACACCGTCACCAAGCGCAACATCCACAACGAGAAGGTCGCCAAGCGGTGGTTCCCCTTCCTCGCAACAATGTTTCTTTTCATCTGGTTCAGCAATGCCATTGGATTTATCCCGCTGCCGCTCAACACCGAGAACGGGGTGGATATCTTCGGCATCAACTTCCCGACTTTCGCGCTCTACTCGGCAACTGCCAACGTCACGATTCCGCTGACGTTGGCGCTGATCGTCTGGATCGGTGTTCAGACCGAAGGCATCCTCGCCAAGGGTCCGATCGGATATGTCAAGGGCTGGGTGCCGGCCGGTACGCCGAAGGCAATCCTGCCGATCATCTTCCCCGTCGAAGCCCTCTCCAAGTTCCTGCAGCTCGTCTCGCTGACGGCCCGACTCTTCGCCAACCTGCTTGCCGGACACATGATCATCCTGATCATGGGCGGAGGAATGGTCGTGTTGCTCGGGATTCCCTACATCTTCCCACTGACCGTACCGCTCGCGATTTTCATCTACTTCCTCGACGTGATGCTCGTCACCACGCTGCAGGCATTCATTTTCGCAACTCTCTCAGCCATCTACATCGGGGACGCTGTCTCCGACAGCCACTAAGGAGTAATTCCAACAATGAGCAACATCGCACCAATCATCGTCGCCGCAGAAAGCGTCGACGCTGCGAAGGCACTCGCACTCGGTATCGGCACCGGACTCGGAGCCATCGGCCCGGGCGTCGGCGTCGGCTACATCTTCGGCAAGACGATTGAGTCAATCACCCGTCAGCCCGAGATGAAGGACGAAATCATGGGAACGATGTGGATTGGTTTCGCACTGACCGAGGCCATCGTGTTCTACGCGTTGGTCATGTCATTCGTCGCCTTCTTCATCGCCTAGGGGTAACCCCGGAAACGAAGGTCACACCGTGATTTACGCAATTGCCACAACCGTAGTTCCATTCGCTGTAGAGGATGAGAGCGGCACATTCCTCGTCTCGCCGGGCATCGGCCTGATGATCTGGGTGCTGCTCACGTTCGGGATCACATTCCTGATCCTTCGGCGAGCCAAGGGCTTCGGCTTCGGCCGGATCACTGAAGCGCTCGAGCGCCGGCAGAACATGATCTCCGAGTCAATCTCATACGCCGAGACGACGCGTAAGGAAGCCGACGACCTGCTCGCCGACTACCGCCTGCGTCTGACCGAGGCGCGCGCCCAGGCCGACGAAATCGTCGCCCGTGCCCGCACCGCTGCCGACCAGCGCGAGGCTGACGCGCAGGCAAAGGCAGCCGTTGAACGTGAAGAACTGCTCAAGCAGACTCGCAACGAGATCCAGCTCGAGACCCAGAAGGCGCTGCAGGACCTGCGTCGCGAGGTCGCGAGCATGACGGTCGCGGCAACGGAAAAGGTCACTCGCAAGACTCTGACCAGCGACGACCAGCAGCGACTCGTCGAAGAGGCGCTCAGTGAGGTTGATTTCTCGGCCCTGAGCGGGAACGCGTCGAAGAACGCGAAACTCAGTTAAGGCTGTCCAGGAGCGCACGATGGAAGAAATCGCACGCATCTACGCGACCTCGCTGTTCGAGGCTGCAGAAGGCCGCGGCAAGCTCGATTCGATCAAGCTGCAGCTCGAGCAGTTCACCGACGCGTTGGAAAGCAACGACGAACTGCAGCTGTTCCTCTTCTCGCCATATTTCTCTGGCGAAGAGAAGGCCGCCGGGATCGACCGCATCGTCACCGACGCAGAACCCGAGTTCATAAACTTCCTCAAGCTGCTCGCCGAGCGTCATCGCCTGCCGGCCCTGCCGCGCATGCGCAACCAGTATGAGGCCCTCTGGGCCGAGCACAACCAGCTCCTGCCGGTCACGGTCACAAGCGCCGTAAACCTGCCGCCAGAGACGATCGCCAAGATCGGATCCAGCGTGGAGCAACAGACCGGCCGCAAGGTCGTACTGACGGACACGGTCGACGACTCGATCATCGGTGGCCTCGTCCTTCAGGTAGGAAACATGGTTCTCGATGCGTCCATCAAGGGACGTCTTGAGCGCCTGTCCAAGCAAGTCACGGCTGCGGCCGCCTAACCCAACGAAACGTTTTTCAGGAGTCTTCAAGTGGAGATCAAGCCAGACGAAATCACAAGCATTCTGCGCAGCAGGATCGAGGGCCTCGAAGCCGGCGACGCTGACCTCTCCGAGGTCGGAACCGTCCTTTCAGTTGCTGACGGAATCACGCGCATCCACGGCCTCGACAACGTCATGGCGCTCGAAATGCTCGAGCTGCCCCACGGCGTCATCGGCCTTGCACTGAACCTCGAAGCGGACAACGTCGGTGCCGTGCTCTTCGGTGAGTGGGACAAAATTGAAGAAGGCGACACCGTCAAGCGCACCGGCCACCTCTTCCAAGTCCCGGTCGGTCGCGAGCTGCTCGGTCGCATCGTCGACCCGCTCGGTCGTCCCCTCGACGGCAAGGGTGAGATCAACACCACCGAAACGCGTCCCGCCGAGTTCAAGGCGCCTGGCGTCATTTCGCGTCAGCCGGTTGAAGAGCCGATGCAGACCGGAATCAAGGCAATCGACGCGATGGTGCCGATCGGACGTGGACAGCGCGAGCTGATCATCGGCGACCGCCAGACCGGTAAGACCGCGATCGCCATAGACACCTTCATCAACAACAAGGACAAGGACCTCGTCTGCGTCTACGTAGCAATCGGTCAGCGCATGGCCACCGTCGTCCAGGTTGCAGAAACCCTGCGCCAGGCAGGCGCCCTCGACAACACGATCATCGTTGCCGCGCCTGCTGACGAGGCCGCGCCGATCAAGTTCATGGCGCCGTACGCAGGTACCGCGATGGCCGAGTACTTCACCTATAAGGGTGAGCACTCGCTGTGTGTTTATGACGACCTCACAAAGCACGCGTATGCGTACCGCCAGATGTCACTCCTGCTGCGCCGCCCGCCGGGCCGTGAGGCATACCCGGGTGACGTCTTCTACCTGCACTCCCGGCTGCTCGAGCGCGGCGTGAAGATGAACGAGTCCCACGGCTCTGGCTCGCTGACGGCTCTGCCGATCATCGAGACCCAGGCCGGCGACGTCTCGGCATACATCCCGACCAACGTGATTTCGATCACTGACGGTCAGATCTTCCTCGAGCCCAAGCTCTTCCTCTCGGGAGTCCGCCCGGCGATCAACGTCGGTATCTCGGTCAGCAGAGTCGGTGGTGCCGCTCAGACCAAGCCGATGAAGAAGGTTTCCGGCGGTCTGCGCCTCGAGCTCTCGCAGTTCCGTTCGCTCGAAGCGTTCGCCCAGTTCGGCTCGGACCTCGACGCCGACACCCAGAAGACTCTCGCCCGCGGTACGCGCCTCGTGCAAGCCTTGAACCAGGGCGAGCTCAAGCCACTGTCCGTGGCCGAGCAGGTCGTGTCAGTCTACGCCGGTACGGGTGGATCGCTCGACCGCATCAAGGCCGAGCGCGTCCAGGAGTTCCTCGAGTTCGCAGTCCAGCGTTTCCACGCCGAGCAGGCAGACTTGCTCAAACGTCTTGACGCGAGCGAGTGGGGCGACGACATCGAAGAGCAGCTCGGAAAGACACTCTCCGAGGCGATCGACGACTTCGGTCCCGACTTCGACGAAGAAGGCCTCGCGCTTGAAGAGGGCGAGTCTGAGCGCGTGATCGAGGCCGGCGCAGCCGCAGAATCAGCGGCGCAAGAAGCAACGGCGGCGGCGACTGCATAATGGCGTCCACTCGCGACATCTCGACCCGGATCGGGTCGGTCAAGAACATCCAGAAGATCACTTCTGCGATGCAGATGGTCGCGGCAGCACGACTGCGCCGCGCAGAGCAGCGCATTCATGCTCTGCGTCCTTACGCGGACGTCCTCACCAAGATGGCACGTCAGGCAGCAGAGGCCGCGGGCAACGTGCCGCAGCTTCCGATTCTGGAAGAACGCGAGGTACAGAAGAACATCGGCCTCGTGCTGATCGCTGGCGACCGTGGACTATCGGGATCATTCAACTCGCAGATCATCCGCCAGGGACTGCGTCGCTTCGACGAGCTGAAGGAAGAGGGCAAGGAAGTAACGCTCTACGCCGTCGGTCGACGCATCGATGGTTCGCTGAACTTCCGCAACCTCACGGTCCAGGCCGCCTTTACAGGCTTCACGGACCGCCCGGCATACGCTGACGCGCGCCATATCGCCGAAGAGTTGATGGCCGATTACGTCGACCTCAAGATCGACTCCGTCGAGATCGTCTACAACAGCTATATCTCGCCGTTGCAGCAGATCGTCACCAGTCAGCGCGTCCTCCCGCTGCAGCATGCAGAGATCCTCGACGGAGGACTCGGCGAGCCCAACACCGACGACGAAGCTGGCGGCGAGGACGCCGAGGACGCGAACAAGCTGCCACCGCTCTGGCTCTACGAGCCCGAACCGGAAGAGCTGCTCAAGCGCCTGATCCCGGACTTCGTCGAGATCACGATCTTCCGCGCGTTGCTCGAAAGCGCCGCCAGTGAGATGGGCGCAAAGATGACCGCGATGCAGTCGGCATCCGACAACGCGTCGGACATGATCAAAAACTTGACCTTGGAAATGAACCGGCAGCGTCAGGCTGCCATTACGCAAGAGATTTTGGAAGTCGTCGGCGGCGCCGAAGGCGTCTAGCCCGTAAATCGAAGCCGCCCCCTCAACCAGGAGCACTACCTAAGCCATGTCAGATACAGCCACAGCAATCAAGCCCGGACTCGTTGAGGAAATCCAGGGCGTCGTAATCGACGTTCACTTCCCTGACGGGCTCCCCGCCATCTACAACGCCCTTGAAGTTGACGTCCCGTCCAGCGAGGGCCGCGAAGGCTTCAGGCTGACGCTCGAAGTGCAGCAGCACCTCGGCGACGACCGTGTGCGCACGATCGCCATGGACGCAACCGACGGCCTGCCCCGCGGCACAGAAGTGCGCGACACCGGCGGACCGATCAGCGTGCCCGTAGGCAAGGAGACCCTCGGCCGGATCTTCAACGTCCTCGGCGAGGCGATTGACGAGAAGCCCGAGGTTGAGGGCGAGCGTCGCCCGATCCACGCACTGGCTCCGTCGGTCGAGGAGCTCTCGCCTACGCGTGAGATGTTCGAGACCGGCATCAAGGTCATCGACCTGCTCGCCCCGTACGCCAAGGGCGGAAAGATCGGCCTGTTCGGTGGAGCCGGAGTAGGCAAGACCGTTCTGATTCAGGAACTGATCAACAACCTCGCGCAAGAGCATGGTGGACTGTCCGCATTCTGCGGCGTCGGCGAGCGCACGCGTGAGGGCAACGACCTCTACCACGAAATGACCGAGGCCGGGGTCATCGACAAGACGATGATGGTCTTCGGACAGATGAACGAGCCGCCGGGAGCGCGTCTTCGCGTTGCGCTTACCGGCCTCACGATGGCTGAGTACTTCCGTGACGTCGAAGAGCGCGACGTGCTGCTCTTCATCGACAACATTTTCCGTTTCGTCCAGGCCGGTTCTGAAGTGTCCGCACTGATGGGCCGTATGCCTTCGCAGGTTGGTTACCAGCCGACCCTGGAGACGGAAATGGGTCAGCTGCAGGAGCGGATCACTTCAACGCGTAAGGGCTCGGTCACCTCGGTGCAGGCCATTTACGTCCCGGCAGACGACCTCACCGACCCCGCGCCGGCGTCGGTGTTCGCGCACTTGAACGCAACGACCACGCTTTCGCGTTCGATCTCGGAGATGGGTATTTACCCGGCAGTCGACCCGCTCGACTCGTCCTCCACGATCCTCAAGCCCGACGTCGTCGGCGAGGAGCACTTTGCCGTAGCGACGCAGGTCCAGGAAATCCTCCAACGCTACAAGGAGCTCCAGGACATCATCGCGATTCTCGGAATCGACGAGCTCTCCGACGAGGACAAGGTGACCGTCGGCCGCGCGCGTCGCATCCAGCAGTTCCTGTCGCAGCCGTTT
The genomic region above belongs to Solirubrobacterales bacterium and contains:
- the atpD gene encoding F0F1 ATP synthase subunit beta; the protein is MKPGLVEEIQGVVIDVHFPDGLPAIYNALEVDVPSSEGREGFRLTLEVQQHLGDDRVRTIAMDATDGLPRGTEVRDTGGPISVPVGKETLGRIFNVLGEAIDEKPEVEGERRPIHALAPSVEELSPTREMFETGIKVIDLLAPYAKGGKIGLFGGAGVGKTVLIQELINNLAQEHGGLSAFCGVGERTREGNDLYHEMTEAGVIDKTMMVFGQMNEPPGARLRVALTGLTMAEYFRDVEERDVLLFIDNIFRFVQAGSEVSALMGRMPSQVGYQPTLETEMGQLQERITSTRKGSVTSVQAIYVPADDLTDPAPASVFAHLNATTTLSRSISEMGIYPAVDPLDSSSTILKPDVVGEEHFAVATQVQEILQRYKELQDIIAILGIDELSDEDKVTVGRARRIQQFLSQPFHVAESFTGSPGKYVKVEDTVRGFKEIVEGKHDELPERAFYMKAGIDEVIEAAKK
- the atpG gene encoding ATP synthase F1 subunit gamma: MASTRDISTRIGSVKNIQKITSAMQMVAAARLRRAEQRIHALRPYADVLTKMARQAAEAAGNVPQLPILEEREVQKNIGLVLIAGDRGLSGSFNSQIIRQGLRRFDELKEEGKEVTLYAVGRRIDGSLNFRNLTVQAAFTGFTDRPAYADARHIAEELMADYVDLKIDSVEIVYNSYISPLQQIVTSQRVLPLQHAEILDGGLGEPNTDDEAGGEDAEDANKLPPLWLYEPEPEELLKRLIPDFVEITIFRALLESAASEMGAKMTAMQSASDNASDMIKNLTLEMNRQRQAAITQEILEVVGGAEGV
- the atpH gene encoding ATP synthase F1 subunit delta, producing MEEIARIYATSLFEAAEGRGKLDSIKLQLEQFTDALESNDELQLFLFSPYFSGEEKAAGIDRIVTDAEPEFINFLKLLAERHRLPALPRMRNQYEALWAEHNQLLPVTVTSAVNLPPETIAKIGSSVEQQTGRKVVLTDTVDDSIIGGLVLQVGNMVLDASIKGRLERLSKQVTAAAA
- the atpB gene encoding F0F1 ATP synthase subunit A; translation: MAALTGPAAALAQVTEEFKPQNEFKLLPWIKIEVFGIDMSINKAVFLVWIACGLTLFTIWFVSRKMTDPETRDKPGKIQAAVEIFYDVAANTVTKRNIHNEKVAKRWFPFLATMFLFIWFSNAIGFIPLPLNTENGVDIFGINFPTFALYSATANVTIPLTLALIVWIGVQTEGILAKGPIGYVKGWVPAGTPKAILPIIFPVEALSKFLQLVSLTARLFANLLAGHMIILIMGGGMVVLLGIPYIFPLTVPLAIFIYFLDVMLVTTLQAFIFATLSAIYIGDAVSDSH
- the atpF gene encoding F0F1 ATP synthase subunit B, whose translation is MIWVLLTFGITFLILRRAKGFGFGRITEALERRQNMISESISYAETTRKEADDLLADYRLRLTEARAQADEIVARARTAADQREADAQAKAAVEREELLKQTRNEIQLETQKALQDLRREVASMTVAATEKVTRKTLTSDDQQRLVEEALSEVDFSALSGNASKNAKLS
- the atpE gene encoding ATP synthase F0 subunit C — protein: MSNIAPIIVAAESVDAAKALALGIGTGLGAIGPGVGVGYIFGKTIESITRQPEMKDEIMGTMWIGFALTEAIVFYALVMSFVAFFIA
- a CDS encoding F0F1 ATP synthase subunit alpha, producing MEIKPDEITSILRSRIEGLEAGDADLSEVGTVLSVADGITRIHGLDNVMALEMLELPHGVIGLALNLEADNVGAVLFGEWDKIEEGDTVKRTGHLFQVPVGRELLGRIVDPLGRPLDGKGEINTTETRPAEFKAPGVISRQPVEEPMQTGIKAIDAMVPIGRGQRELIIGDRQTGKTAIAIDTFINNKDKDLVCVYVAIGQRMATVVQVAETLRQAGALDNTIIVAAPADEAAPIKFMAPYAGTAMAEYFTYKGEHSLCVYDDLTKHAYAYRQMSLLLRRPPGREAYPGDVFYLHSRLLERGVKMNESHGSGSLTALPIIETQAGDVSAYIPTNVISITDGQIFLEPKLFLSGVRPAINVGISVSRVGGAAQTKPMKKVSGGLRLELSQFRSLEAFAQFGSDLDADTQKTLARGTRLVQALNQGELKPLSVAEQVVSVYAGTGGSLDRIKAERVQEFLEFAVQRFHAEQADLLKRLDASEWGDDIEEQLGKTLSEAIDDFGPDFDEEGLALEEGESERVIEAGAAAESAAQEATAAATA